In a genomic window of Streptomyces sp. NBC_01231:
- a CDS encoding response regulator transcription factor — protein sequence MTIRVMLVDDQVLLRTGFRMVLAAQPDMDVVAEAGDGVEALEVLRSTAVDVVLMDVRMPKLDGVETTRRICLESDPPKVLILTTFDLDEYAFSGLKAGASGFMLKDVPPGELLAAIRAVHSGDAVVAPSTTRRLLDRFAPMLPSAGKEPRHQGLERLTEREREVMILVAQGLSNGEIAARLVLSEATVKTHVGRILTKLGLRDRVQVVVLAYETGLVRAGGHG from the coding sequence ATGACGATCCGCGTGATGCTCGTCGACGACCAGGTGCTGCTGCGCACCGGGTTCCGGATGGTGCTCGCAGCCCAGCCGGACATGGACGTCGTCGCGGAGGCTGGCGACGGCGTGGAGGCTCTCGAGGTGCTGCGTTCGACGGCCGTGGACGTCGTCCTGATGGACGTCCGGATGCCGAAGCTGGACGGCGTGGAGACCACCCGCCGCATCTGCCTGGAGTCCGACCCGCCGAAGGTGCTGATCCTGACCACCTTCGACCTCGACGAGTACGCCTTCTCCGGGTTGAAGGCGGGCGCCTCGGGCTTCATGCTCAAGGACGTGCCGCCCGGTGAACTGCTGGCGGCCATCCGCGCGGTGCACAGCGGTGACGCGGTGGTGGCACCGTCGACCACGCGCCGCCTCCTCGACCGCTTCGCGCCGATGCTGCCGAGCGCCGGCAAGGAGCCCCGGCACCAGGGGCTGGAGCGGCTCACCGAGCGGGAGCGCGAGGTCATGATCCTGGTCGCCCAGGGCCTGTCCAACGGTGAGATCGCGGCCCGGCTCGTGCTGTCCGAGGCGACCGTGAAGACCCATGTGGGCCGCATCCTGACCAAGTTGGGGCTGCGGGACCGGGTGCAGGTGGTCGTCCTGGCGTACGAGACGGGGCTGGTGCGGGCGGGCGGGCACGGTTAG
- a CDS encoding alpha/beta hydrolase-fold protein: MGLTSNNTLALAVLAAVVLFIGTVWLWPRLARRSWRAVGGRVGLLLATQLVLFVSVGLAANQAFGFYASWADLLGRETTRGVVVDHAVGAPSGVPLQVIETRRVRGATGLRPSSGGQVEKVDIVGRTTDIATRAYVYLPPEYFQPRYRTRTFPAAVVLTGYPGTAQALVSKLHYPRTALDLAEDGRMQPMILVMLRPTVAPPRDTECVDVPGGPQTESFFAKDLPDAVSAHYRVGKKPGSWGIIGDSTGGYCALKLALHHPGVYAAGAGLSAYYDAPKDPTTGDLFHGDKGLRDRANLGWYLKHMPPSDTSLLVTSSKVGESNYKDTLKFIEQVKGTRLTRVSSIILESGGHNFNTWRREIPPTLEWISGRLGDH, from the coding sequence ATGGGTCTCACGAGCAACAACACGCTGGCGCTGGCGGTACTGGCGGCCGTTGTGCTGTTCATCGGCACGGTGTGGCTGTGGCCAAGGCTGGCGCGGCGGTCCTGGCGGGCCGTCGGTGGGCGCGTGGGGCTGTTGCTCGCGACCCAGTTGGTGCTCTTCGTGTCGGTCGGCCTCGCCGCCAACCAGGCTTTCGGTTTCTACGCCTCCTGGGCGGACCTGTTAGGGAGGGAGACCACCCGAGGTGTGGTCGTCGACCACGCCGTCGGCGCTCCCTCGGGTGTGCCCCTTCAGGTGATCGAGACACGAAGAGTGCGGGGTGCGACCGGGCTCCGGCCCTCGTCGGGCGGGCAGGTCGAGAAGGTCGACATCGTGGGCCGTACGACAGACATCGCCACGCGCGCGTACGTCTACCTGCCGCCCGAGTACTTCCAGCCGCGATACCGGACCCGGACCTTTCCCGCGGCCGTCGTCCTCACCGGTTATCCGGGTACGGCACAGGCACTGGTGAGCAAACTCCACTACCCGCGCACGGCTTTGGATCTCGCCGAGGACGGCCGTATGCAGCCGATGATCCTGGTGATGCTGCGGCCGACCGTGGCGCCACCACGGGACACGGAGTGCGTGGACGTGCCCGGGGGGCCGCAGACCGAGTCGTTCTTCGCCAAGGATCTGCCCGACGCCGTATCGGCGCACTACAGAGTGGGCAAGAAACCGGGCAGCTGGGGCATCATCGGCGATTCCACGGGCGGCTATTGCGCGCTGAAGCTCGCCCTGCACCACCCTGGTGTGTACGCGGCCGGGGCGGGCCTGTCGGCGTACTACGACGCGCCCAAGGACCCCACCACGGGCGACCTCTTCCACGGCGACAAGGGACTGCGTGACCGCGCGAACCTGGGGTGGTACCTCAAGCACATGCCCCCGTCCGACACTTCATTGCTCGTCACCAGCAGCAAGGTCGGCGAGTCGAACTACAAGGACACTCTGAAGTTCATAGAGCAGGTGAAGGGCACGAGGCTGACCCGCGTCTCGTCGATCATCCTCGAAAGCGGCGGGCACAACTTCAACACCTGGCGGCGGGAGATTCCGCCGACGCTTGAGTGGATCAGCGGACGACTGGGCGACCACTGA
- a CDS encoding phosphatidylglycerol lysyltransferase domain-containing protein has translation MSGQVPARSHRVGRVFRGPRPEAVPALVGRACALVGLLDIAAGVFPRFRHSRMHTLAEVLPGALGPFAAALSLSAGVLLLLLAHGLKRHKRRAWRAAVVLLPAGAVAQFTYRHSLVGVLISLALLAPLLRHRDQFVALPDPRSRWRALANFVLMGAGSLFLGLIIVSVHPERMVGDPSLADRITHVLYGLFGFEGPVDYQGDTSWTVAFSLGALGLLTAVTTIYLAFRPEHPAARLTEEDEARLRALLDKHGGRDSLGHFALRRDKAVVFSPSGKAAVTYRVVSGVMLASGDPIGDVEAWPGAIERFMDEATAHSWTPAVMGCSETGGEVWTRETGLDALELGDEAVVDVADFSLAGRAMRNVRQMVKRIERAGYETRVRRVRDLGEAELERVRRAAEDWRGTDTERGFSMALGRIGDPADGDCLIATAHKADDQPGPYGDLKAILHFVPWGTDGASLDLMRRDRSADPGMNELLIVASLQAAPRLGITQVSLNFAMFRAALARGEKIGAGPVLRAWRGLLVFLSRWFQIESLYKFNAKFRPRWEPRFVVYRASGDLPRIGFAAMQAEGFVNLALPLPRFLRRRTAPARACAHGTERNVRTAV, from the coding sequence ATGTCGGGCCAGGTTCCGGCTCGATCACACCGGGTGGGGCGCGTATTCCGTGGCCCGCGCCCCGAAGCCGTACCCGCCCTCGTCGGCAGAGCGTGTGCCCTCGTAGGCCTGCTGGACATCGCCGCGGGCGTCTTCCCACGCTTCCGGCACAGCCGTATGCACACCCTCGCCGAGGTGCTGCCCGGCGCGCTCGGTCCGTTCGCCGCCGCGCTCTCGCTCAGCGCCGGCGTCCTGTTGCTGCTACTCGCCCACGGGCTCAAACGCCACAAGCGCCGGGCCTGGCGCGCGGCCGTGGTGCTGCTCCCGGCCGGCGCGGTGGCGCAGTTCACGTACCGGCACTCCCTGGTGGGCGTGCTCATCTCGCTCGCGCTGCTCGCGCCGCTGTTGCGCCACCGCGACCAGTTCGTGGCCCTGCCCGACCCGCGCAGCCGGTGGCGCGCGCTCGCCAACTTCGTCCTCATGGGCGCCGGTTCCCTCTTCCTCGGACTGATCATCGTCAGCGTCCATCCGGAACGCATGGTCGGCGACCCGAGCCTGGCCGATCGCATTACGCACGTCCTGTACGGCCTGTTCGGCTTCGAGGGCCCGGTCGACTACCAGGGCGACACCTCGTGGACGGTCGCCTTCTCCCTGGGCGCCCTCGGCCTGCTCACCGCCGTCACGACGATCTACCTGGCCTTCCGGCCCGAACACCCCGCCGCGCGCCTCACGGAGGAGGACGAGGCCCGTCTGCGCGCCCTCCTTGACAAGCACGGCGGCCGCGACTCCCTGGGCCACTTCGCGCTGCGCCGCGACAAGGCCGTCGTCTTCTCACCCAGCGGCAAGGCCGCCGTGACCTACCGGGTCGTCTCCGGCGTGATGCTCGCCAGCGGTGACCCGATCGGGGACGTGGAGGCCTGGCCGGGCGCCATCGAACGCTTCATGGACGAGGCCACGGCCCACTCCTGGACCCCCGCCGTCATGGGCTGTTCCGAGACCGGCGGCGAGGTGTGGACCCGGGAGACCGGGCTTGACGCCCTCGAACTGGGTGACGAGGCGGTGGTGGACGTCGCGGATTTCTCCCTCGCCGGCCGCGCGATGCGCAATGTGCGGCAGATGGTCAAGCGCATCGAGCGGGCCGGTTACGAGACCCGGGTGCGGCGCGTCCGTGACCTCGGGGAGGCCGAGCTGGAGCGCGTCCGGCGCGCCGCGGAGGACTGGCGCGGCACCGACACCGAGCGGGGCTTCTCCATGGCCCTGGGCCGGATCGGGGACCCGGCGGACGGCGACTGTCTGATCGCCACCGCCCACAAGGCGGACGACCAGCCGGGTCCGTACGGCGACCTGAAGGCGATCCTGCACTTCGTGCCCTGGGGCACGGACGGCGCCTCCCTGGACCTGATGCGCCGCGACCGCTCTGCCGACCCCGGCATGAACGAGCTGTTGATCGTGGCCTCCCTCCAGGCTGCCCCCCGCCTCGGCATCACACAGGTGTCGCTCAACTTCGCGATGTTCCGGGCGGCGCTCGCGCGGGGCGAGAAGATCGGCGCGGGCCCGGTGCTGCGTGCCTGGCGCGGGCTGCTGGTCTTCCTCTCGCGCTGGTTCCAGATCGAGTCCCTGTACAAGTTCAACGCCAAGTTCCGGCCACGCTGGGAGCCGCGTTTCGTCGTGTACCGCGCCTCCGGCGACCTGCCGCGCATCGGCTTCGCCGCCATGCAGGCGGAGGGCTTCGTCAACCTCGCCCTCCCGCTGCCGCGCTTCCTGCGCCGCCGTACGGCCCCCGCGCGCGCGTGTGCCCACGGGACGGAACGGAACGTCAGAACGGCGGTCTGA
- a CDS encoding PH domain-containing protein — METGSAPDTGTAGDEPVWTGLPPRLLRMRRLLLVVWLGLLALGLGLLLGLLVEPAWAAFALLPLVLMAWGWVMLGRNWRSWRYAERADDLLISRGVLWQEETVVPYGRMQLVEVTSGPVERHFRLASVQLHTAAAATDATIPGLDPAEAERLRDRLTELGEARSAGL; from the coding sequence ATGGAGACGGGGAGCGCGCCAGACACGGGGACCGCAGGGGACGAGCCGGTGTGGACCGGGCTGCCGCCGAGGCTGCTGCGCATGCGGCGGCTTCTGCTGGTGGTGTGGCTGGGGCTGCTGGCCCTGGGGCTGGGCCTGCTGCTCGGGCTGCTCGTCGAGCCGGCCTGGGCCGCCTTCGCGCTGCTGCCGCTGGTGCTCATGGCGTGGGGCTGGGTGATGCTCGGCCGCAACTGGCGCTCCTGGCGCTATGCCGAACGCGCCGACGACCTGCTGATCAGCCGGGGCGTGCTGTGGCAGGAGGAGACCGTCGTGCCGTACGGACGGATGCAGCTGGTCGAGGTCACCTCCGGGCCCGTGGAACGCCACTTCCGGCTGGCCAGCGTGCAGCTGCACACGGCGGCCGCGGCGACCGACGCGACCATCCCGGGGCTCGACCCGGCCGAGGCGGAACGGCTGCGCGACCGGCTCACCGAGCTCGGCGAGGCCCGATCGGCCGGGCTGTGA
- a CDS encoding SAM-dependent methyltransferase, producing the protein MTEQNAGATSGGWRGWRAATEAALYGPEGFYRRPEGPAGHFRTSVHASPLFAEAVARLLCRVDEALGRPAELDFVDMAAGRGELAAGVLAALPSEMAARARGYAVEIAERPADLDHRIEWLAEPPQGITGLLFANEWLDNVPVEIAEVDSAGVPRLVRVRADGRERLGEPVCGPAAEWLTRWWPLPAEPGLRAEIGLPRDEAWAAAVATVERGLAVAVDYAHTADARPPFGTLTGFRDGRETAPVPDGSCDLTAHVALDACALPPGRVLSQRAALHDLGLTGARPPLALASTEPTAYVRALASAGEAAELTAVGGLGDFGWLLQPVGIPDAPLGDRRGSRPGDVPGTPDLPGTPAGDLLVDVPDHEEQ; encoded by the coding sequence GTGACGGAGCAAAACGCGGGGGCGACGAGCGGCGGTTGGCGCGGCTGGCGGGCCGCCACGGAGGCGGCGCTGTACGGGCCGGAGGGCTTCTACCGCAGGCCCGAGGGGCCGGCCGGGCACTTCCGTACGTCCGTGCACGCGTCGCCGCTGTTCGCGGAGGCGGTGGCCCGTCTGCTGTGCCGGGTCGACGAGGCGCTGGGCCGGCCGGCGGAGCTCGACTTCGTCGACATGGCCGCGGGGCGCGGCGAGTTGGCCGCGGGCGTGCTCGCCGCGCTGCCCTCGGAGATGGCCGCCCGCGCGCGTGGGTACGCCGTCGAGATCGCCGAGCGGCCCGCGGACCTCGATCACCGGATCGAGTGGCTGGCCGAGCCCCCGCAGGGGATCACCGGGCTGCTGTTCGCCAACGAGTGGCTGGACAACGTGCCCGTGGAGATCGCCGAGGTCGACTCCGCGGGCGTACCGCGGCTGGTGCGTGTGCGAGCGGACGGGCGGGAGCGCCTGGGAGAGCCGGTCTGCGGCCCGGCGGCGGAGTGGCTGACCCGGTGGTGGCCACTGCCGGCCGAACCGGGACTGCGGGCCGAGATCGGGCTGCCCAGGGACGAGGCGTGGGCGGCCGCGGTCGCCACCGTGGAGCGAGGGCTCGCGGTCGCGGTGGACTACGCGCACACGGCGGACGCGCGCCCTCCGTTCGGAACGCTCACCGGCTTCCGGGACGGGCGGGAGACGGCGCCCGTACCGGACGGCTCGTGCGACCTCACGGCACATGTCGCGCTGGACGCGTGCGCACTGCCCCCAGGGCGCGTCCTGAGTCAGCGCGCCGCCCTGCACGACCTGGGCCTCACAGGCGCACGCCCCCCGCTCGCACTGGCATCCACGGAGCCCACGGCCTACGTGCGCGCCCTCGCAAGCGCCGGGGAGGCCGCCGAGCTCACCGCGGTGGGCGGACTCGGGGACTTCGGGTGGCTGCTCCAGCCGGTCGGAATTCCGGACGCGCCCCTGGGTGACCGGCGGGGCTCCCGCCCGGGAGACGTGCCCGGCACACCGGACCTGCCCGGCACACCCGCGGGAGACCTACTTGTCGATGTCCCCGACCACGAAGAACAGTGA
- a CDS encoding DUF5937 family protein, whose amino-acid sequence MSVRIDIAELRPERVAVVTSPLAELGMALHALSEPGHHPALQGWVTSVTAGLDSHLADRMCEADFLWRSTFSDLFMPFAGVPGRSTLPGATLADDLGLLDKLSDEQFVDAALEFSCAMPYSSQGPPILSDVELRRRALELAAARGPQQVRFSERLLADPPWIRAWFRQFVEDCDEAFFAVAWSRLRHQLAADARHKTDLLRRRGLAEALASVSPAVTLDESAARITVDKLGDGHSTTGDGGLLLVPTSLGWPHLSVLHRYGWQPTLHYPVGSPELAAPPSVDQLALRMTALSHPVRMRICRHLARSAYTTSELAQVHGMTAPEISRHLAVLKKAGLITTRRRGRYVLHQLDVTVVARLGSDFLEGILR is encoded by the coding sequence ATGAGCGTGCGCATCGACATCGCGGAGCTGCGGCCGGAGAGGGTCGCCGTCGTGACCTCCCCCCTGGCCGAACTCGGCATGGCGCTGCACGCGTTGTCCGAACCGGGGCACCATCCCGCGTTACAGGGCTGGGTGACGAGCGTGACCGCCGGGCTCGACTCGCACCTGGCCGACCGGATGTGCGAGGCCGACTTCCTGTGGCGGTCGACGTTCTCGGACCTCTTCATGCCGTTCGCCGGCGTCCCGGGCCGTAGCACCCTTCCGGGTGCGACCCTCGCCGATGACCTGGGGCTCCTGGACAAGCTGTCGGACGAGCAGTTCGTGGACGCGGCCCTGGAGTTCTCGTGCGCGATGCCGTACTCCTCGCAAGGGCCCCCGATCCTCTCCGACGTGGAGCTGCGGCGGCGCGCGCTCGAGCTGGCCGCGGCGCGAGGGCCACAGCAGGTGCGGTTCAGCGAGCGCCTGCTGGCCGACCCGCCGTGGATCCGGGCCTGGTTCCGGCAGTTCGTGGAGGACTGCGACGAGGCGTTCTTCGCGGTGGCCTGGTCCCGGCTGCGGCACCAGCTCGCGGCGGACGCCCGCCACAAGACGGACCTCCTGCGGCGCAGAGGCCTGGCCGAGGCGCTGGCCTCGGTGTCGCCCGCAGTGACGCTCGACGAGTCAGCGGCCCGGATCACCGTCGACAAGCTGGGCGACGGCCATTCGACCACCGGGGACGGCGGCCTCCTGCTCGTCCCGACGAGCCTGGGCTGGCCGCACCTGAGCGTTCTGCACCGGTACGGCTGGCAACCGACGCTGCACTACCCGGTCGGTTCGCCGGAACTCGCCGCGCCGCCGTCGGTGGACCAGCTGGCGCTGCGGATGACCGCGCTCTCGCACCCTGTCCGGATGCGGATCTGCCGCCATCTGGCCCGCAGCGCGTACACCACGAGCGAGCTGGCCCAGGTGCACGGCATGACGGCCCCCGAGATATCCCGGCACCTGGCGGTGCTGAAGAAGGCGGGCCTGATCACCACGCGCCGCCGCGGCCGATACGTCCTGCACCAACTGGACGTCACCGTGGTGGCCCGGCTGGGCAGTGACTTCCTGGAGGGGATCCTGCGCTGA
- a CDS encoding sensor histidine kinase: MQRLYDFLRRHPTWADSFWAVFLFGISVAGEEARQTAQGTHSRALIVPIVLLLCLVIALRRRMPEKMLLLALGLGVAQVVLDVETSAADFALLVIVYTVAATGARWASRLALVTGLCAATVAQLRWPNTDSGALGNVAQMIFLTVPFALAWVLGDSIRTRRAYFAQLEERASRLEKEREAQSKVAVAAERARIARELHDVVAHNVSVMVVQADGAAYVLDAAPDQAKKALETISSTGRQALAEMRRLLGVLRTGEHQEGGEYVPQPDVEQIEDLVEQCRGSGLPVDFKIEGTPRPLPSGVELTAYRIVQEALTNTRKHGGPNTGASVRLVYFDDGLGLLVEDDGKGAPHELYEEGGLDGRGHGLIGMRERIGMVGGTLDAGPRPGGGFRISALLPLKPAH, encoded by the coding sequence GTGCAGCGCCTCTATGACTTCCTCCGCAGGCACCCGACGTGGGCCGACAGCTTCTGGGCCGTCTTCCTCTTCGGGATTTCCGTGGCGGGCGAGGAGGCCCGCCAGACCGCCCAGGGCACCCACTCCCGGGCTCTGATCGTGCCGATCGTGCTCCTGCTGTGCCTGGTGATAGCGCTGCGCCGGCGGATGCCGGAGAAGATGCTCCTGCTGGCCCTCGGCCTCGGAGTGGCGCAGGTTGTGCTGGACGTCGAGACGTCGGCCGCGGACTTCGCCCTGCTGGTGATCGTCTACACGGTGGCCGCGACGGGCGCCCGCTGGGCCTCCCGGCTCGCGCTGGTCACGGGCCTGTGCGCGGCCACCGTGGCACAGCTGCGCTGGCCGAACACCGACTCGGGCGCCCTGGGCAACGTCGCCCAAATGATCTTCTTGACGGTGCCGTTCGCGCTCGCCTGGGTGCTCGGCGACTCGATCCGTACCCGCCGCGCCTACTTCGCGCAGCTCGAGGAGCGGGCCTCCCGTCTGGAGAAGGAGCGCGAGGCACAGTCGAAGGTCGCGGTCGCCGCCGAGCGGGCCCGGATCGCGCGCGAGCTGCATGACGTCGTCGCGCACAACGTGTCGGTGATGGTGGTCCAGGCCGACGGTGCCGCCTACGTCCTCGACGCCGCCCCCGACCAGGCGAAGAAGGCCCTGGAGACGATCTCCTCCACGGGTCGCCAGGCCCTCGCCGAGATGCGCCGCCTGCTGGGCGTGCTGCGCACCGGCGAGCACCAGGAGGGCGGCGAGTACGTCCCGCAGCCCGACGTGGAGCAGATCGAGGACCTCGTCGAGCAGTGCCGGGGCTCCGGACTGCCCGTCGACTTCAAGATCGAGGGCACCCCGCGACCGCTCCCCAGCGGCGTCGAGCTCACCGCGTACCGCATCGTCCAGGAGGCCCTGACCAACACCCGTAAGCACGGCGGGCCGAACACGGGCGCCAGCGTCCGGCTGGTCTACTTCGACGACGGGCTCGGCCTGCTCGTCGAGGACGACGGCAAGGGCGCACCGCACGAGCTGTACGAGGAGGGCGGTCTCGACGGCCGGGGGCACGGCCTGATCGGTATGCGTGAGCGGATCGGCATGGTCGGCGGCACCCTGGACGCGGGTCCGCGCCCCGGCGGAGGATTCCGCATCAGTGCACTGCTCCCGCTCAAACCGGCGCACTGA
- a CDS encoding PH domain-containing protein has protein sequence MTAPGVEDDVRETQPPTERRLHPVTPLRRAWAPIAVLIGWAVHDPDQAQRQLTRLTTTTLLIALAVLVPAAALYGFLTWWFTHFAVTDSELRIRTGLLFRRTAHIRLERIQAVDVTQPLLARVAGVAKLKLDVIGTDKKDELAFLGEDEARALRAELLARAAGFAPETAHEVGEAPSRELLRVPPRVLAVSLVLTGATWGTLAAALVVPPLLWLATHSVWTVLATGVPLLGAAGASSVGRFVGEYDWTVGESPDGLRIDHGLLDRTHETVPPGRVQTVRIVEPLLWRRRGWVRVELDVAGSSNSVLVPVAPRAVAESVVARVLPGVTVPPPSALSRPPERAGRCVPVWWRGYGLAVSDSVFAARHGLLRRRLSLVPHAKVQSVRLTQGPWGRLWRVADVEVDTGANKTVTARLRDTQEAADLLRTQAERSRTGRRDARPDRWMAS, from the coding sequence GTGACCGCGCCCGGCGTCGAGGACGACGTACGCGAGACGCAGCCGCCCACCGAACGGCGGCTGCACCCCGTGACCCCGCTCAGACGGGCGTGGGCGCCGATCGCGGTGCTCATCGGGTGGGCGGTGCACGACCCCGACCAGGCACAGCGCCAGCTGACCAGGCTGACCACCACCACGCTGCTGATCGCGCTCGCCGTACTCGTCCCGGCCGCCGCCCTCTACGGCTTTCTGACCTGGTGGTTCACCCACTTCGCGGTCACCGACAGCGAACTGCGCATCCGGACCGGCCTGCTGTTCCGGCGGACCGCGCACATCCGGCTGGAGCGGATCCAGGCCGTCGACGTCACCCAGCCGCTGCTCGCGCGGGTCGCGGGCGTCGCGAAACTCAAGCTCGACGTCATAGGAACGGACAAGAAGGACGAACTGGCATTCCTCGGTGAGGACGAGGCGCGTGCGCTGCGCGCCGAACTCCTCGCGCGCGCCGCCGGTTTCGCACCCGAGACGGCGCACGAGGTCGGCGAGGCGCCCTCCCGCGAGCTGCTGCGCGTGCCACCGCGGGTGCTCGCCGTCTCCCTGGTGCTGACCGGCGCGACCTGGGGCACGCTGGCCGCCGCGCTCGTCGTACCGCCGCTCCTGTGGCTGGCCACCCACAGCGTGTGGACGGTCCTCGCGACCGGCGTGCCGCTGCTGGGCGCGGCCGGCGCGAGCAGCGTGGGGCGGTTCGTCGGCGAGTACGACTGGACGGTCGGCGAGTCGCCGGACGGGCTGCGCATCGACCACGGGCTGCTGGACCGTACGCACGAGACGGTGCCGCCGGGTCGCGTGCAGACCGTACGGATCGTTGAACCGCTGCTGTGGCGGCGGCGCGGATGGGTGCGGGTCGAGCTGGACGTGGCCGGGTCGTCCAACTCGGTGCTGGTGCCGGTCGCTCCGCGCGCGGTCGCCGAGTCGGTCGTCGCGCGCGTGCTGCCCGGGGTGACCGTGCCGCCGCCGTCTGCGCTCTCCCGGCCGCCCGAGCGCGCCGGGCGGTGCGTGCCGGTGTGGTGGCGTGGCTACGGACTCGCCGTCAGCGACAGCGTGTTCGCGGCGCGGCACGGACTGCTGCGCCGCCGCCTGTCGCTCGTCCCGCACGCCAAGGTGCAGAGCGTACGGCTCACTCAAGGGCCTTGGGGGCGCCTGTGGCGGGTCGCCGACGTCGAGGTGGACACGGGGGCCAACAAGACGGTGACAGCCCGTCTGCGGGACACCCAGGAGGCCGCGGATCTACTGCGGACGCAGGCGGAGAGATCACGGACGGGACGGCGTGACGCGCGGCCGGACCGGTGGATGGCGTCCTAG
- a CDS encoding NADH-quinone oxidoreductase subunit D, with protein MTPTTETMVGIGGAAESTDMVLNIGPQHPSTHGVLRLRLVLDGERIQHAEPVIGYMHRGAEKLFEARDYRQIIMLANRHDWLSAFSNELGVVLGVERMLGMEVPPRAVWTRTLLAELNRVLNHLMFLGSYPLELGGITPVFYAFREREVLQNVMEEVSGGRMHYMFNRVGGLKEDLPAGWATRARAAVAAVRSRMDRFDDLVVGNEIFRGRTRGVGVLAPEAVHAYGVSGPIARASGVDFDLRRDEPYLGYGELQDTLKVVTRTEGDCLARFEVLLEQTHNALDLADACLDRLADLPPGPINQRLPKVLKAPEGHTYAWTENPLGINGYYLVSKGEKTPYRLKLRSASYNNIQALVELLPGTLVADMVAILGSLFFVVGDIDK; from the coding sequence ATGACTCCCACGACGGAGACCATGGTCGGAATCGGCGGCGCCGCGGAGAGCACCGACATGGTGCTCAACATCGGCCCTCAGCACCCGTCCACACACGGTGTGCTGCGGCTCAGGCTGGTCCTGGACGGCGAACGCATCCAGCACGCGGAGCCGGTGATCGGCTATATGCACCGCGGCGCGGAGAAGCTGTTCGAGGCGCGTGACTACCGCCAGATCATCATGCTCGCCAACCGTCACGACTGGCTGTCGGCGTTCTCCAACGAGCTCGGCGTCGTCCTCGGCGTGGAGCGCATGCTCGGCATGGAGGTGCCCCCGCGCGCGGTGTGGACCCGCACCCTGCTCGCCGAGCTGAACCGGGTGCTGAACCACCTGATGTTCCTTGGCTCGTATCCGCTGGAGCTCGGCGGGATCACGCCGGTCTTCTACGCGTTCCGGGAGCGCGAGGTGCTCCAGAACGTCATGGAGGAGGTCTCCGGCGGCCGTATGCACTACATGTTCAACCGCGTCGGCGGCCTCAAGGAGGACCTGCCCGCAGGGTGGGCCACGCGCGCGCGTGCCGCCGTCGCCGCCGTGCGCTCCCGTATGGACCGGTTCGACGATCTGGTGGTCGGCAACGAGATCTTCCGGGGGCGTACGCGGGGCGTGGGCGTCCTTGCGCCGGAGGCCGTGCACGCCTACGGGGTGAGCGGGCCGATCGCGCGTGCCTCGGGCGTCGACTTCGACCTGCGCCGGGACGAGCCGTATCTCGGGTACGGGGAGCTCCAGGACACCCTGAAGGTGGTGACCCGGACAGAGGGTGACTGTCTTGCCCGCTTCGAGGTTCTCCTGGAGCAGACCCACAACGCCCTCGACCTGGCCGACGCCTGTCTCGACCGGCTCGCCGACCTGCCGCCCGGACCGATCAACCAGCGGCTGCCCAAGGTCCTCAAAGCACCCGAGGGCCACACGTACGCGTGGACCGAGAACCCTCTCGGCATCAACGGCTACTACCTGGTCAGCAAGGGCGAGAAGACCCCGTACCGACTGAAGCTGCGCTCGGCGTCGTACAACAACATCCAGGCGCTCGTGGAGCTGCTGCCGGGCACGCTGGTGGCGGACATGGTGGCGATCCTGGGGTCACTGTTCTTCGTGGTCGGGGACATCGACAAGTAG